A DNA window from Bombus huntii isolate Logan2020A chromosome 10, iyBomHunt1.1, whole genome shotgun sequence contains the following coding sequences:
- the LOC126870354 gene encoding anaphase-promoting complex subunit 1 isoform X2 produces the protein MYLVYNFRYLLCGQQGMEFCWKKHKFPYQKQGNISYMYDSNQQIVFTSSEPSLAVIYDTKTGLHSVYKIRKASTEECQMVCGNSDTTPSMFNQSASASPLNIGSNLSCNKSTNKGHLSIFGVPNPQFNIGLGMSNSPFGSRTSYTTTCSGGPSPSQQQQQHSRSQSPMATISRCQSPTHSAFSPLLGAPANSIIHHTRLHQTVMASVLNQTQNSPFGSCSNIQLQDVISPSKPLYPEICLDHVWTENVGIPKDVMSSRASKVFLSSDFVGQNYLCYLVPHRSQLSLVRLEKTNKQQQIIFGMVTNIVAKGAVNIPSLHIIAIMDLSNAVVLYSGVTCIGKLHVTGILPNLTGYNYFLSNINHKLGSPFPRRSSLISQNCAASHDIKFEEGLHLLSPVGGNCARPPILLENSLIENNFLVLKEAVGNKITLEYGSKNYFRITLPTSSTSPLVTKCLQTLRSVLQKDLAMQLLVKWYGARNAPGPQDFSSEQEWYLFLVVLFTLLGYEVEKLQLIQKNEKDQLNERNSPIVVSKKQKTNNSGSNDDWKYMTNFMKNGSSKIFISNILGLQKTSNIIQTSVPHIIESNNTGKINTQSILFPYFPLVLLSLHLLYEELKLNCVMSESLHLLAQLLYQLSLDLKFDVYAHHYFLDFQSVYYLKNAVSQMKEADLQKITMPNYIPLKPPNIFETLNNLLNGMEVTPFPYLSQVNLKTKNIIYLIALIANENKPIVLEIDRFIKHIIPVGSRIDFQESGNKFEKEICKNIECSAIDRIVLLYHELGMNKKDLETLPPGISLLLKDIMYRCRERPPSNWPMQVYELVDRQDLSALGEHLKSSVLNHLENEGKNYSIKDPEQDDGMEFDDAVLKLRFNKDHRIAEVRKLLNSSKPVRIAIVQRPDVSDHEFIEEQEKHLHALCTRTMALPVARGMFTLRTSTPIITEQLPIPRLCLTGKAPPRGTTVELAHIDVPPNMNLWPLFHNGVAAGLRIHPDASNIDSTWIVYNKQQQGEFGIEHSGFLMALGLNGHLKNLAPYSMYEYLVECHEATNVGLLLGLSATHRGTMNVSMTKLLSLHVETLLPPTSIELNVPQNVQVAALMGVGLVYQGTAHRHISHALLSEIGRPPGPEMKNCIDRESYSLAAGLALGLVVLGCGGGPDLANIPDTLHYYMVGGHVRPFTGAQKDKYKSPSYQIREGDSINIDVTSPGATIALGLMYFDTGNKAVAEWMQAPDTQYLLDFVRPDFLLLRILAKSLILWNEIEPTKSWVSSHVPNIVYKYRLQKPTSEIGQNVDLETMNQAYCNIIAGACMALGLKFAGTANRNAFKTLYNYAQMFTALSHKTIAELAGKSTIETCLNVTLLSAAVVMAGTGNLEIMRICRHIRTRVGPASNVVTYGSHLATHMALGLLFLGGGKYTLSNSPSAVAALIISLFPKFPTHSNDNRYHLQALRHLYVLAAEPRVILPRDIDSGQYCYATVHLTFESEKDGDGQDLILQAPCLLPQLCTIKKIELKDDRYWEIIFVKDHNWQQLENMLKKCETLDVKQRAGCLPYIEDPHGFRSLIAQTLTTENVIAWAARPECVTSFTNDKTILNIVKCFLQWPKQNKTKTEISFKMQSCGSLAKNSSGYLSQSLSNTSERISGSWNEQSDSSNEKMEIVETLSCSKDANSFCKYDGQHSEMTEFEKQFLHTFAIIVYECVIKDKVSLLPLWVNLIKSMEIIEKEPNSFSIWQIKLVSSQMLKKSYIESKNPVLGTESILAIKQNISYIMDSWERELTPYIKSYLTSGNIEENIPLLQRMCTYFVFYDIPYKMDYQTILASLLNTEAKSKIPNVTWYKLYKILKSS, from the exons ATGTATCTAGTTTACAATTTCag GTATCTGCTGTGTGGTCAACAAGGTATGGAATTTTGTTGGAAAAAACACAAGTTCCCATATCAGAAACAAG GAAACATATCATACATGTATGATTCAAATCAACAAATTGTATTTACTAGTTCTGAACCATCTTTGGCTGTGATATATGATACAAAGACTGGGTTACattctgtatataaaatacgtaaagCTTCAACAGAAGAGTGTCAAATGGTTTGTGGAAATAGTGATACTACTCCTAGTATGTTTAATCAATCTGCAAGTGCTTCACCTTTAAACATTGGGAGTAATCTTTCCTGTAATAAAAGTACAAATAAGGGACACTTAAGTATATTTG GGGTACCAAATCCGCAATTTAATATAGGATTAGGAATGTCAAATAGTCCATTTGGTTCTCGAACATCTTATACTACTACATGCTCAGGAGGTCCATCGCCATCtcaacaacaacagcagcatTCAAGATCTCAGAGTCCAATGGCAACTATTTCACGTTGTCAATCTCCTACCCATTCTGCTTTCTCACCATTACTCGGAGCACCTGCAAATTCTATCATTCATCATACAAGGTTGCATCAAACAGTAATGGCTTCTGTATTAAATCAGACACAAAATAGTCCTTTTGGTAGCTGTAGTAACATACAATTACAGGACGTTATTTCACCAAGTAAACCTTTATACCCAGAAATATGTCTTGATCATGTATGGACTGAGAATGTTGGAATTCcaaa gGATGTTATGTCCAGTCGAGCGTCAAAGGTTTTTTTGTCATCAGATTTCGTGGGGCAGAACTATTTATGTTACTTAGTTCCACATAGATCTCAACTTTCTTTAGTAAGGCTTGagaaaacaaataaacaacaacaaATTATTTTCGGCATGGTAACAAACATTGTAGCTAAGGGTGCTGTTAATATACCA AGTTTACATATAATAGCGATAATGGATCTATCAAATGCAGTGGTATTATATTCAGGAGTGACTTGTATTGGAAAATTACATGTAACAGGAATACTTCCAAATTTAACCGGATATAACTATTTTTTATCTAATATCAATCATAAATTAGGTTCTCCATTTCCACGACGAAGTTCGTTAATTTCACAAAACTGTGCTGCTTCTCACGATATTAAATTTGAAGAAGGATTACACTTGTTAAGTCCTGTAGGTGGTAACTGTGCAAGACCACCTATTTTGTTAGAGAATTCTTTGATAGAGAATAATTTTCTTGTTTTAAAAGAAGCTGTCGGAAATAAGATTACTTTAGAATACGGgagtaaaaattattttcgaatAACGTTACCAACATCTAGTACCTCTCCCTTGG TAACTAAATGTTTACAAACGTTAAGAAGTGTTTTACAAAAAGATTTAGCAATGCAATTATTGGTAAAATGGTATGGGGCACGAAATGCTCCTGGACCTCAAGATTTTTCATCAGAACAGGAATGGTATCTTTTTCTTGTagttttatttacattattagGATATGAAGTAGAAAAGTTACAATTAATTCagaagaatgaaaaagatCAACTCAATGAACGCAATAGTCCTATAGTAGTatcaaagaaacaaaaaacaaataattctGGTTCAAATGATGATTGGAAATACATGacgaattttatgaaaaatggaagttctaaaatttttatttcaaatatacttGGCCTACAAAAAACGTCTAATATAATTCAAACATCTGTGCCACATATTATAGAATCAAACAATAcaggaaaaataaatacgCAGTCTATTTTATTTCCGTATTTTCCGCTCGTCCTTCTTTCTTTACATCTTTTATATGAAGAATTGAAGCTGAATTGTGTAATGTCAGAAAGTTTACATCTGCTTGCACAATTATTGTACCAATTAAGCTTGGATTTAAAATTCGATGTATATGCTCATCAttattttcttgattttcaatCTGTCTATTACTTAAAAAATGCAGTGTCTCAAATGAAAGAAGCAGATTTGCAGAAGATTACTATGCCGAATTATATTCCATTAAAACCACCAAACATATTTGAAacgttaaataatttgttaaatgGAATGGAAGTGACGCCATTCCCTTATTTAAGTCAAGTAAATTTAAAgacgaaaaatataatttatttaatagcACTCATAGCAAATGAAAATAAACCTATTGTGCTAgaaatcgatagatttataaAGCATATAATACCAGTTGGAAGTCGTATAGATTTTCAAGAAAGCGgaaataaattcgaaaaagaaatatgtaaaaatattgaatgTTCTGCGATAGATAGAATAGTATTACTATATCATGAATTAG GCATGAACAAAAAAGATCTTGAAACATTACCTCCTGGTATATCATTGCTGTTAAAAGATATAATGTACAGGTGTAGAGAACGTCCTCCATCAAATTGGCCAATGCAAGTGTACGAATTAGTTGATCGACAAGATTTATCTGCATTGGGCGAACATTTAAAATCATCTGTATTAAATCACTTAGAAAATGAaggaaaaaattattcgattaaaGATCCTGAACAAGATGATGGGATGGAATTTGATGATGCT GTATTAAAGTTGAGATTTAACAAAGATCATAGAATAGCAGAAGTTCGAAAACTTCTAAATTCGTCAAAACCGGTAAGGATAGCGATAGTTCAGAGGCCAGATGTAAGTGACCATGAATTTATAGAAGAACAGGAGAAACATTTACATGCACTATGCACAAGAACGATGGCACTTCCAGTAGCTAGAGGCATGTTTACACTCAGAACTTCAACTCCTATTATTACAGAGCAGTTACCAATTCCTCGACTTTGCTTGACTG GAAAAGCACCTCCTCGTGGAACAACTGTAGAACTAGCTCACATAGATGTCCCACCAAATATGAATTTATGGCCATTATTTCATAATGGTGTAGCTGCAGGTCTACGTATTCATCCAGATGCATCTAATATCGATTCTACATGGATAGTATATAATAAGCAACAACAGGGCGAATTTGGTATTGAACATTCGGGATTCTTAATGGCACTTGGTCTAAATGGTCATTTGAAGAATTTAGCACCTTATAGCATGTATGAGTACTTAGTTGAATGTCATGAGGCTACCAATGTTGGACTTCTATTAGGATTGTCAGCAACTCACCGTGGTACAATGAATGTTTCTATGACTAAATTATTATCTCTTCATGTGGAAACTCTGTTACCTCCGACAAGTATTGAATTAAACGTTCCACAGAATGTTCAGGTTGCTGCATTGATGGGAGTTGGTTTAGTGTACCAAGGAACTGCTCATAGGCATATTTCACATGCTTTATTATCAGAGATTG gcAGACCTCCAGGACCTGAAATGAAAAACTGTATAGATCGAGAATCTTATTCTTTAGCAGCAGGTCTTGCATTAGGTTTGGTAGTATTAGGATGTGGAGGTGGGCCAGATTTAGCTAATATACCAGACACTTTACATTATTACATGGTTGGAGGACATGTTAGACCTTTTACAGGAGCACAAAAAGACAAATATAAATCACCTAG TTATCAAATACGAGAAGGTGATTCCATAAATATTGATGTGACAAGTCCTGGAGCAACTATAGCTCTAGGTCTTATGTATTTCGATACAGGAAATAAAGCAGTAGCAGAGTGGATGCAAGCGCCTGATACTCAATATTTATTAGATTTTGTACGACCTGATTTCTTACTATTAAGAATATTAGCAAAATCACTTATTCTTTGGAATGAAATTGAACCAACCAAATCCTGGGTTTCTAGTCACGTTCCTAACATTGTTTATAAATACAGATTACAAAAACCAACTTCTGAAATAGGGCAGAATGTAGATTTGGAAACCATGAA CCAAGCTTACTGCAATATAATTGCGGGTGCCTGTATGGCTTTGGGTTTAAAATTTGCAGGGACTGCCAATAGAAATGCTTTTAAAACTTTATATAATTATGCTCAGATGTTTACGGCATTATCACATAAAACTATTGCCGAACTAGCAGGAAAATCAACCATTGAAACTTGTTTAAATGTTACCCTACTTTCTGCTGCTGTTGTAATGGCTGGAACAGGGAACTTAGAG ATTATGAGAATATGTCGACACATAAGAACTCGTGTGGGCCCTGCGAGTAATGTTGTTACATATGGATCTCATTTAGCAACACATATGGCTCTTGGTCTACTTTTTCTTGGAGGAGGGAAATATACTCTTTCTAATAGTCCTAGTGCAGTAGCTGCTCTTATAATTTCCCTTTTTCCAAAATTCCCAACACATAGTAATGATAACAG GTATCATTTACAAGCTCTACGACATTTATATGTATTGGCTGCTGAACCACGTGTAATTTTACCTAGAGATATTGATAGTGGTCAGTACTGCTATGCAACAGTGCATTTAACATTCGAATCTGAAAAAGATGGCGATGGACAAGATTTAATACTTCAAGCACCATGCTTACTGCCACAATTGTGtactattaaaaaaattgaactAAAAGACGATCGATATTGGGAAATCATTTTTGTAAAAGATCATAACTGGCAACAACTTGAGAATATGCTCAAAAAGTGTGAAACGTTAGATGTTAAACAGAGAGCTGGTTGTTTACCATATATAGAGGATCCTCAT GGTTTTAGAAGTTTAATTGCTCAAACTTTAACAACAGAAAATGTTATCGCGTGGGCTGCTCGTCCTGAATGTGTAACTTCTTTTACAAAtgataaaactattttaaatatagtaaaatGTTTTTTACAATGGCCcaaacaaaataaaactaaaactGAGATTAGCTTCAAGATGCAATCTTGTGGTAGTTTAGCTAAAAATAGTTCTGGGTACCTATCACAAAGCTTGAGCAACACATCTGAAAGAATAAGTGGTAGTTGGAATGAGCAATCAGATTCTTCTAatgaaaaaatggaaattgtAGAAACGTTATCTTGTTCAAAAGATGCAAATTCTTTCTGTAAATATGACGGACAACATTCCGAAATGACAGAGTTCGAAAAACAGTTTCTACACACATTTGCTATAATTGTGTATGAAtgtgtaataaaagataaagTGAGTCTCCTTCCTTTATGggtgaatttaataaaaagtatggaaattattgaaaaagaaCCAAACAGCTTCTCCATATGGCAAATAAAACTTGTTTCATCTCAAATGTTAAAAAAGTCTTACATAGAAAGCAAAAATCCTGTGCTTGGTACAGAAAGTATACTTGCAATTAAACAAAACATTTCATATATTATGGATAGCTGGGAACGTG AATTAACACCTTATATAAAGTCTTATTTAACAAGTGGAAACATTGAGGAAAATATACCATTATTGCAAAGAATGTGCacatatttcgtattttatgACATTCCATATAAAATGGATTACCAGACAATCT tgGCATCATTATTAAACACAGAAGCAAAATCTAAAATACCTAATGTAACATGgtacaaattatataaaatattaaaatccaGCTAA